CACGGTCGACCGGTCCGGCCGGCAGCCAGGAAAGCACCGAACGCCATGTTGTACGATCTCGTCGTCATCGGAACCGGCCCCGGCGGCTATGTCTGCGCCATCCGCGCCGCACAGCTCGGCATGAAGGTGGCGGTGGTCGAGAAGCGCAAGACCCATGGCGGCACCTGCCTGAATGTCGGCTGCATCCCGTCCAAGGCGCTGCTGCACGCCTCCGAACTGTTCGACGAGGCCCGCCACGGCTTCGCCGCCCTCGGCATCAAGGCGACCGCCGAACTCGACCTGCCGACCATGATGAAGCACCGCGCCGACACCGTGACGTCGAACGTCACCGGCATCGACTTCCTCATGAAGAAGAACAAGATCACGCCGATCCACGGCACCGGCCGCATCCTGTCGCCCGCCCAGGTCGAGGTGACCGCGGCCGACGGCGCCGTGCAGGTGATCGACACCAAGGCGATCGTGATCGCCACGGGCTCGGATGTGGCCCGGCTGCCGGGCATCGAGATCGACGAGCGCCAGGTGGTGTCCTCGACCGGCGCGCTCGAACTCGACGCCGTTCCGGCGCGGCTGATCGTGGTCGGCGCGGGCGTGATCGGGCTCGAACTCGGCTCGGTCTGGCGCCGACTGGGGTCCAAGGTGACGGTGGTCGAGTATCTCGACCGCATCCTGCCCGGCATGGACACGGAGGTCGCCAAGGCCTTCCAGCGCATCCTGGAGAAGCAGGGCTTCGCCTTCAAGCTCGGCACCAAGGTGACCGGCATCGCGAAGACCGAAGCCGGCCTGACGGCGACGGTCGAGCCGGCCGCTGGCGGCGCCGCGGAGACGATCGAGGCCGACGTGGTGCTGGTCGCCATCGGCCGCGTGCCGTTCACCGCCGGGCTCGGCCTCGACGAGGTCGGCGTCGCCAAGGACCCGCGCGGCCGCGTGGTGATCGACGACCATTTCCGCACCAACGTTCCGGGCATCTACGCCATCGGCGACGTGGTGCGCGGGCCGATGCTGGCCCACAAGGCCGAGGACGAGGGCGTCGCGCTGGCCGAGATGCTCGCCGGCCAGGCCGGCCACGTGAACTACGACGTGATCCCGGGCGTGGTCTACACCATGCCGGAGGTGGCGACCGTCGGTAAGTCCGAAGAGGACCTGAAGGCCGCCGGCATCGCCTACCGGGTCGGCAAGTTCCCCTTCACCGCCAACGGCCGCGCCAAGGCCAACCGCCAGACCGACGGCTTCGTGAAGATCCTCGCCGACGCCGCGACCGACCGCGTCCTCGGCGTCCACATCCTCGGCGCCGGCGCCGGCGAGATTATCCACGAGGCCGCCGTGCTGATGGAGTTCGGCGGCTCCGCCGAAGACCTCGCCCGCACCTGCCACGCCCACCCGACCATGTCGGAAGCCGTCAAGGAGGCCGCCATGGCGGTCGACAAGCGCGCCATCCACATGTGACCGGCTCCCCGAACGCCTGCCGATCCACCCCCTTCATCCGCCCTTCGGGCACCTTCTCCCCCCTTCAGGGGGCGAAGGGGAAGGAGCCGCGGGCGCGGCGACTTGCGCGGCTTTCCTCGATCTCTCAACCCGTTGTCCCCTTCTCCCCTCAAGGGGGGAGAAGGTGGCCGAAGGCCGGATGAGGGGGTCGATGCCGCGGAAACGCGAAAAATTTCCGGCCCTCACTTCTGCCGTTTCAGGCGGTAGGTGACCCGGCGGGGTTCGAGGGGCACGGTGCGGAATCGGGTGGTGACGGTCATGCGCAGGCTGCCGCGTTCGGGAGCCTCGACCAGGATGCGGCGTTCGACGCGTTCCTCGTCGATCACGGCGGCGAGGGTCGGCGTGCCGCCTTCGCCGGCTTCGCCCCATTGGCCGGAAACCGGCCGCCAGACGCATTCGTAGTGCAGGCAGCGAACCGTCAGGGCGATCTGCACCTTCGGCCCCTCGCCGCGCGGAACGGGGCGGCGGCAGTCGACGCGGATTTCGGCCGCGATCACGTCGCTGCCCTCAACGGCCTCGCTGTTCAGCCAGGACCCGGCATAGCCCCATTCGTCGCAGGCCGGCCCGGCCGCCCATGACGGGATCGCGCCGCCGGAACCGGCCAGCACGAACGCGGCGGTCCAGAGCGCGACGACGTTCGTCGCAGGCCTCGTCATCGGTCTCTCCCGCTCTCGCCGGACCCGCACCGGACAAACGTCCGGGTCGTTCCGAAAGCATGGCGGGGAGACTGGAGCGAGGCTGGTGAACCGGGCCGGAAACGCCCGTTCAGCCGGCATTCATCCGGTGTGCGCGGTTCAGCGGACGGCGGTGACCTTGTAGCCCGCTTCGCGCAGCAGGCGGACCAGGCCCTTCTCGCCGATCAGATGCAGCGCACCGACCGCCAGGAAGGCGCCGCCCTGGTCGATCAGCGGCCTTGCCGCCTCCAGCATCTTGGCGTTGCGGCGGAAGGAGGCGTTCTCCATCACGCTCGCCGCGGTCTTGTCGGCGCCGGTGCGCGCGAAGATGTCGATCGAGAAGGCCCAGAGCAGGTCGATGCGACCGGCCGCATAGAAGCGCACCGACGTCTCCTGATAGTCGACCGATCGGGCGTCGATCGACAGGATCGACTTCAACAGGGCGATTTGCTCGGCCTCGCTCATCTGGTCGATGGACGAGAACTGGTCCTTGACCGTTTCGAGGTCGAGCACGGGGACTTTGCGCGCCCGTCCGGCCTTGCCGATCGCGATGTCCAGCATGTCCTGGCCCGCCTGCCAGCGCTTCAACTCGCACGGCGGGTAGAGCAGCGCTCCGAACACCACGACCCAGGGCTTCCAGCCGGCCACGGCCCAGCCCGGCAGCCCGCGCGCCTCGAAGGCCTTGGCGGTCGCCGCCCAGGTCTCCGGCCCGAGCACGCCCGGCAGGCTGCGTCCGTCGGTGAAAAGCATCGAATCGATCCCTTCCGCATAGGCGGTGCCGGCGGATTTCGGATCGAGCACCGAGGTATTCTCCAGGGCCACCACCCGCGCCCCGTCGAGCGCCTTGCGGACGGCCGGCTTCAGATCGGTCACGCGCGGATCGGACAGGTGGATCGTGCCGAGCAGCCAGGACGGCGTCTTGGAGGCCTTGCCTTCGATCTTCCAGAAGACCGCATCGCCGTTCTCGATCCCGGCCGCCCGGGCCTCGATCGCCCGCCAGCGCTCCGGTTCGTCCGCGGCGATGGCGGGGCGCAGATCGGTGCCGGCACAGACCGGCGTCTCGGCCCGGGCCGATGTGCCACCGAAGGCCAGCAGGGCCGCGAAGACGACGGGGAACAGGCGGACGGCATTCTGGGACATGTCGAACCTCAGGCGCGCGGATGCGTGCGGCGGTAGACCTCGATCAGGCGGGTCGCATCGACACCGGTATAGACCTGCGTGGTCGAAAGCGAGGCGTGACCGAGCAGTTCCTGGATCGAGCGGAGATCGGCGCCGGCGGACAGCAGATGGGTCGCGAAGGAATGGCGCAGAGCATGCGGGGTCGCGCTGTCGGGCAGGCCGAGCGCACCGCGCAGCCGCTCGATGGCCAGTTGCACGATGCGGGGCGACAGGGGACCGCCGCGCACCCCGACGAAGAGCGGCCCGTCCGGCGGCAGGGCGTAGGGGCAGAGCCGGAGATAGTCGGCGAGGCCGGCCCGGATCGCCGGCAGGATCGGCACGATCCGCGTCTTGCCGCCCTTGCCGGTGACGCGCAGCACGTCGGCGGCGAGCGGCGCCTCGGCGCGGGTCAGCCCCAGCGCCTCCGAGATGCGCAGGCCGGCGCCGTAGAGGAGGCTCATCACCGCGGCGTCACGGGCGGCCACCCAGGGCTCCTCGGCCAGGCTCTCGCCGGCATCGACCAGCCGCAGGGCCTGGCCCGCCTCGACCGGCTTGGGCAGGGACTTGCGCGCCTTGGGCGCCCGAACGGCCGCGAACGGGGCCGCATTGGCCTCGCCGCGGCGCTCCAGGAAGCGGATGAAGGACCGGATGCCGGCGAGCGACCGGCCGAGGCTGCGCGCCTCGATGCCCTCGCCGCGCCGGCGCGCCAGGAAGGCGCGGATGTCGGCCGGCCGGAGCTCGGACAGGGACGCGATGCGCGGCGGCTCGCCGAGATGCAGCGTCAGGAAGGACAGGAACTGCCGGAGGTCGCGATCATAGGCCTCCAGCGTCTTCGGCGAGGCACGCCGCTCGGCGCCGAGATGGCGCTGCCAGTCGGCTGCGGCGGCGGCAAGATCGGGTGCCGCGATCAGGAGGGGCGATTCGGCCGTCATGCCGCCATCCTGATCGAGGCGTGATGAACAGCCGATTAGCGACTATCGTCCCTGCCTGCCGCCGGCCCCCCCGAATCGAACCATCCCATCGACACACCCCCATGGCCCAGACCGACCTCCTGTTCGACAGC
This is a stretch of genomic DNA from Prosthecodimorpha staleyi. It encodes these proteins:
- the lpdA gene encoding dihydrolipoyl dehydrogenase, whose translation is MLYDLVVIGTGPGGYVCAIRAAQLGMKVAVVEKRKTHGGTCLNVGCIPSKALLHASELFDEARHGFAALGIKATAELDLPTMMKHRADTVTSNVTGIDFLMKKNKITPIHGTGRILSPAQVEVTAADGAVQVIDTKAIVIATGSDVARLPGIEIDERQVVSSTGALELDAVPARLIVVGAGVIGLELGSVWRRLGSKVTVVEYLDRILPGMDTEVAKAFQRILEKQGFAFKLGTKVTGIAKTEAGLTATVEPAAGGAAETIEADVVLVAIGRVPFTAGLGLDEVGVAKDPRGRVVIDDHFRTNVPGIYAIGDVVRGPMLAHKAEDEGVALAEMLAGQAGHVNYDVIPGVVYTMPEVATVGKSEEDLKAAGIAYRVGKFPFTANGRAKANRQTDGFVKILADAATDRVLGVHILGAGAGEIIHEAAVLMEFGGSAEDLARTCHAHPTMSEAVKEAAMAVDKRAIHM
- a CDS encoding TraB/GumN family protein gives rise to the protein MSQNAVRLFPVVFAALLAFGGTSARAETPVCAGTDLRPAIAADEPERWRAIEARAAGIENGDAVFWKIEGKASKTPSWLLGTIHLSDPRVTDLKPAVRKALDGARVVALENTSVLDPKSAGTAYAEGIDSMLFTDGRSLPGVLGPETWAATAKAFEARGLPGWAVAGWKPWVVVFGALLYPPCELKRWQAGQDMLDIAIGKAGRARKVPVLDLETVKDQFSSIDQMSEAEQIALLKSILSIDARSVDYQETSVRFYAAGRIDLLWAFSIDIFARTGADKTAASVMENASFRRNAKMLEAARPLIDQGGAFLAVGALHLIGEKGLVRLLREAGYKVTAVR
- a CDS encoding tyrosine recombinase XerC, whose protein sequence is MTAESPLLIAAPDLAAAAADWQRHLGAERRASPKTLEAYDRDLRQFLSFLTLHLGEPPRIASLSELRPADIRAFLARRRGEGIEARSLGRSLAGIRSFIRFLERRGEANAAPFAAVRAPKARKSLPKPVEAGQALRLVDAGESLAEEPWVAARDAAVMSLLYGAGLRISEALGLTRAEAPLAADVLRVTGKGGKTRIVPILPAIRAGLADYLRLCPYALPPDGPLFVGVRGGPLSPRIVQLAIERLRGALGLPDSATPHALRHSFATHLLSAGADLRSIQELLGHASLSTTQVYTGVDATRLIEVYRRTHPRA